One genomic window of Hyphomicrobiales bacterium includes the following:
- a CDS encoding aldehyde dehydrogenase family protein, which produces MMDFDPDALDIPAGHYIDAARVAAPDALDVRRPSDGRAYGRLALADEAMVARAAESARRAFRRGTWSRIAPRERGRVMRRWADLIERDAIAVARLEAVGSTRLIREVIGWDVPHVADIIRFYGELVDKHGGEVKATASRHLGMTVAEPYGVVAAIAPWNYPLVIAAWKVAPAIAAGNAVILKPSEMTPYTAIRLAELAAEAGLPQGIFNVVQGDGPTTGEALVRHCDVGKVTFTGSTAAGARIMALAAGHGLKPVTLELGGKSPQLVLADADLALASRSIARSILSNAGQVCVAGSRLVADRSIADDLIERLVAAMSQIAPGPTWHGATNYSPIVSRRQLDRIDRLVRESIDSGAEAVIGGRTLAGHGDGCFFSPTILTGVKAESVAVREEVFGPVLTVETFESLEEGVALAAHPDYGLAAGVYTRDISKALGAMRDIEAGTVWINRYGRSDDLAIPTGGFKRSGFGKDLGREAFEANLRFKSVLIDIAP; this is translated from the coding sequence ATGATGGATTTCGATCCCGATGCGCTGGACATTCCGGCCGGGCACTACATCGACGCCGCGCGCGTTGCCGCGCCGGACGCACTCGATGTGCGGCGCCCGAGCGACGGGCGAGCCTACGGCAGACTTGCGCTCGCCGACGAGGCAATGGTGGCAAGGGCCGCCGAAAGCGCCCGCCGCGCCTTTCGCCGCGGCACATGGTCGAGGATCGCCCCGCGCGAGCGCGGCCGCGTCATGCGTCGCTGGGCCGACCTGATCGAGCGCGACGCGATCGCGGTCGCACGCCTCGAGGCCGTCGGCTCGACCCGCCTGATCAGGGAGGTCATCGGCTGGGACGTACCGCACGTCGCCGATATCATCCGCTTCTATGGGGAACTGGTCGACAAGCATGGCGGAGAGGTGAAAGCGACCGCTTCGCGGCACCTCGGCATGACCGTCGCCGAGCCTTACGGTGTCGTCGCGGCGATCGCACCCTGGAATTACCCTCTTGTCATTGCCGCCTGGAAGGTGGCCCCGGCGATCGCGGCTGGAAACGCCGTGATCCTGAAGCCGTCGGAGATGACGCCCTACACGGCGATCCGGCTCGCGGAACTGGCGGCGGAGGCAGGACTTCCGCAGGGCATCTTCAATGTCGTTCAGGGAGACGGGCCGACCACGGGCGAGGCACTCGTGCGCCATTGCGACGTCGGCAAGGTGACGTTCACTGGCTCCACGGCAGCCGGCGCCCGGATCATGGCCCTTGCCGCCGGACATGGACTGAAACCCGTGACGCTCGAGCTCGGCGGAAAATCACCACAGCTCGTTCTCGCCGACGCCGATCTCGCCCTCGCCTCGCGGTCCATCGCCCGCTCCATCCTCTCCAACGCCGGTCAGGTCTGCGTTGCCGGATCGCGCCTCGTCGCCGATCGCAGCATCGCTGATGATCTCATCGAACGGCTCGTTGCAGCCATGAGCCAGATCGCACCCGGACCGACATGGCACGGTGCGACGAATTATTCACCCATCGTTTCGCGCCGGCAACTGGATCGCATCGACCGCCTGGTGAGGGAATCGATCGACAGCGGAGCCGAGGCCGTCATCGGTGGACGCACTCTTGCGGGACATGGCGACGGCTGCTTCTTTTCCCCGACGATCCTGACGGGTGTGAAGGCGGAAAGCGTTGCGGTACGCGAGGAGGTGTTCGGACCGGTGCTCACGGTCGAGACATTCGAGAGCCTCGAGGAAGGCGTCGCGCTCGCGGCTCATCCGGACTACGGGCTCGCGGCCGGCGTCTACACGCGCGACATATCGAAGGCGCTCGGCGCGATGCGCGATATCGAAGCGGGAACTGTCTGGATCAACCGGTACGGACGCAGCGACGATCTCGCCATACCGACCGGCGGCTTCAAGCGCAGCGGTTTCGGCAAGGACCTCGGGCGGGAAGCCTTCGAGGCGAACCTCCGGTTCAAGAGCGTCCTGATCGATATCGCACCCTGA
- a CDS encoding FCD domain-containing protein: protein MSTPTRKKAVRGPESERPANAARVAGNAAGSLVQALEDDILGNVLKPGDRLDEQALARRFSVSRTPVREALRHLASSGLVEIRRNHGATVRSLTTTEIVEMFTVMAELEGLCCRLCARRVTEAEIEEMRRYNRQCEELARSSDHEGFFTANNLFHDVIYAGARNSYLQGEAVKLRNRINVYRRHISFQPRRMVRSAEEHWRIVEAIASGAEEDAHRVMREHVDLLAGSTADVLLALEAKNRR, encoded by the coding sequence ATGAGCACGCCAACGAGGAAGAAGGCCGTGCGCGGGCCGGAGAGCGAACGGCCCGCCAATGCCGCGAGGGTGGCGGGAAACGCCGCGGGAAGTCTCGTGCAGGCGCTCGAGGACGATATCCTCGGCAATGTCCTCAAGCCCGGCGACCGGCTCGACGAGCAGGCGCTGGCGCGGCGCTTTTCGGTATCGCGCACGCCCGTCCGCGAGGCTCTCAGGCACCTTGCTTCGAGCGGGCTGGTCGAAATCCGGCGCAACCACGGGGCGACCGTCCGGAGCCTGACGACGACGGAAATCGTCGAGATGTTCACGGTCATGGCGGAGCTGGAGGGCCTCTGCTGCCGGCTCTGTGCGCGGCGCGTGACGGAGGCCGAGATCGAGGAGATGCGGCGATACAACCGCCAGTGCGAAGAGCTGGCGCGCAGCAGCGATCACGAGGGGTTCTTCACTGCCAACAATCTTTTTCACGATGTCATTTACGCCGGTGCCCGCAATTCCTACCTGCAGGGAGAAGCGGTGAAATTGCGCAACCGGATCAACGTCTACCGGCGCCACATCAGTTTTCAGCCCCGGCGCATGGTGCGCTCGGCCGAGGAGCATTGGCGGATCGTCGAGGCGATCGCATCGGGTGCCGAGGAGGATGCCCACCGCGTAATGCGCGAACATGTCGACCTGCTCGCGGGCTCGACGGCCGACGTGCTTCTCGCGCTCGAGGCCAAGAACCGGCGCTAG
- a CDS encoding cupin domain-containing protein, with amino-acid sequence MKIWKDGHKTGITPPNHFGGLNVLDIVPLAGSQFSVQVSKAPPGGGGELHHHDHWSQVFYVADGELTFDTGAERFTLRRGEAVLFAPGDPHYTLNESDRESTCLVITVDHSSGVRPV; translated from the coding sequence ATGAAAATCTGGAAGGACGGCCACAAGACCGGCATCACGCCACCCAATCACTTCGGCGGGCTCAACGTGCTCGACATCGTGCCGCTCGCGGGGAGCCAGTTCTCCGTGCAGGTCTCCAAGGCGCCGCCGGGTGGCGGGGGCGAACTGCACCATCATGATCACTGGTCGCAGGTCTTCTACGTGGCCGACGGTGAGTTGACCTTCGACACGGGTGCGGAGCGCTTCACATTGAGGCGTGGCGAGGCGGTGCTTTTCGCGCCGGGCGATCCGCACTACACACTCAACGAGAGCGACCGGGAGAGCACCTGCCTGGTCATCACCGTCGACCATTCGAGTGGCGTCAGGCCGGTGTGA
- a CDS encoding SDR family oxidoreductase, translated as MDFGLRDRRVLVTAATRGLGRASALALAAEGAAVCVAGRDPDRLARLVGELRAAGAADAAAVTMDLSDPSTFAPAVAEAARTFGGIDVFIGNTGGPPSGPFSEMTRARWQAALDETLLAMVDLCHLAVPHLISSGSGRIIFITTVGVKIVQPNMVLSDSLRLAMVGLAKSLSIELAGDGVTVNCLCPGPFKTDRMEDLIAATMAREGVDRATAEGIWLEEVPVGTFGDPADFGAMVALLASPRGRFVTGTAIALDGGKSRAY; from the coding sequence ATGGATTTCGGATTGCGCGATAGAAGGGTCCTCGTGACCGCCGCCACGCGGGGCCTCGGGCGGGCCAGTGCGCTCGCGCTCGCGGCGGAAGGGGCCGCGGTCTGCGTTGCGGGCCGCGATCCGGATCGCCTCGCGCGCCTCGTCGGCGAACTGCGCGCGGCCGGGGCCGCCGATGCCGCGGCTGTCACCATGGACCTCTCCGATCCGAGCACATTCGCGCCGGCGGTGGCCGAGGCGGCCCGGACGTTCGGCGGTATCGATGTATTCATCGGCAACACGGGCGGTCCGCCGAGCGGGCCCTTCAGCGAGATGACCCGGGCGCGCTGGCAAGCGGCGCTCGACGAAACGCTGCTCGCCATGGTCGACCTCTGTCACCTCGCCGTCCCGCACCTCATCAGCTCCGGCAGTGGCCGGATCATTTTCATCACCACCGTCGGCGTGAAGATCGTACAGCCGAACATGGTGCTGTCGGATTCGCTGCGGCTGGCCATGGTCGGGCTCGCAAAATCCCTTTCTATCGAACTCGCGGGCGATGGCGTCACCGTGAACTGCCTCTGTCCCGGGCCGTTCAAGACGGACCGCATGGAGGACCTGATCGCGGCGACCATGGCGCGCGAGGGGGTCGATCGGGCGACGGCGGAGGGTATCTGGCTCGAGGAGGTGCCGGTCGGCACGTTCGGCGATCCGGCCGATTTCGGCGCGATGGTCGCGCTGCTCGCTTCTCCGCGCGGACGCTTCGTGACAGGGACAGCGATCGCGCTCGATGGCGGAAAATCCCGCGCTTACTAG
- a CDS encoding TRAP transporter large permease subunit yields MEWWIHLLAFFSGLAVLLLMGLPVAFAFLVVNVVGVYYFWGGVSGLNQIILSIESSISTFVLVPIPMFVLMGAIMFHSGIARKMIEVLDHWIGFIAGRLAVLAILTGAVLGALTGVAMGSVAILGSTLLPEMKKRAYAKSMSIGPILASGSLAILIPPSTLAIVLASLGGFSVAKILIAIIVPGLMLAVMYATYILVRCTLNPELAPAYEVPEVPMGQRLRETFVHLLPPVSIIVFVILSIFFGVATPTEAAAIGTFLTFVLAGLYGRLNWQVLRTGIGSATALSVMVMIILTGSAAFSQLLSFSGVTSAVTKLATGLPVDPIVLFILMQLVVIILGMFLEQTSIVLVTMPIFLPIIKAMGWDPIWFGTVMMLNLEMATITPPFGLSLFVMKGIAPSGVTIIDIYKAALPFIAINLVLMALMIFYPPLVLWLPGLMN; encoded by the coding sequence ATGGAGTGGTGGATCCATCTGCTTGCATTCTTTTCCGGCCTCGCGGTGCTGCTGCTCATGGGGCTGCCGGTGGCCTTCGCTTTCCTCGTCGTCAACGTCGTCGGGGTCTATTATTTCTGGGGCGGCGTTTCGGGTCTCAATCAGATCATCCTCAGCATAGAAAGCTCGATCTCGACCTTCGTGCTGGTGCCGATCCCGATGTTCGTGCTGATGGGCGCGATCATGTTCCATTCGGGCATCGCCAGGAAGATGATCGAGGTGCTCGACCATTGGATAGGCTTCATCGCCGGGCGCCTCGCGGTTCTCGCGATCCTGACAGGGGCGGTGCTCGGGGCGCTGACGGGCGTGGCAATGGGCAGCGTCGCGATCCTCGGCTCGACCCTCCTGCCGGAGATGAAAAAGCGGGCCTATGCCAAGTCGATGTCGATCGGGCCGATCCTGGCGAGTGGCAGTCTCGCCATTCTCATCCCTCCAAGCACGCTGGCCATCGTGCTTGCGAGCCTCGGCGGGTTCTCGGTCGCCAAGATACTGATCGCGATCATCGTCCCGGGTCTGATGCTCGCGGTGATGTATGCGACGTACATTCTCGTCAGGTGCACGCTCAATCCGGAGCTGGCGCCTGCCTACGAGGTGCCCGAGGTGCCGATGGGCCAACGCCTTCGCGAGACTTTCGTGCACCTGCTGCCACCGGTCTCGATCATCGTCTTCGTCATCCTTTCGATCTTCTTCGGGGTGGCGACGCCGACGGAGGCCGCGGCCATCGGCACATTTCTCACTTTCGTGCTCGCGGGGCTATACGGCCGCCTCAACTGGCAGGTGCTGCGCACCGGCATCGGTTCGGCGACGGCCCTTTCCGTTATGGTGATGATCATCCTGACCGGCTCGGCCGCGTTCAGCCAGCTGCTCAGTTTCTCGGGTGTTACCTCGGCGGTGACCAAACTCGCGACCGGGCTCCCCGTGGACCCGATCGTGCTCTTCATACTGATGCAGTTGGTCGTGATCATCCTCGGCATGTTCCTCGAGCAGACCTCGATCGTGCTCGTGACGATGCCGATTTTTCTTCCCATCATCAAGGCGATGGGCTGGGATCCGATCTGGTTCGGAACGGTCATGATGCTCAACCTCGAGATGGCAACGATAACGCCCCCATTCGGGCTTTCCCTCTTCGTCATGAAGGGAATCGCGCCAAGTGGCGTCACCATCATCGACATTTACAAGGCGGCGTTGCCGTTCATCGCGATCAACCTCGTCCTGATGGCGTTGATGATCTTCTATCCACCGCTCGTTCTCTGGCTGCCGGGGCTGATGAATTGA
- a CDS encoding TRAP transporter small permease subunit: MRIVERIYDRIVDLLAVVAAVLLIAVMLATVFKVALRGLFGEGIIGVDQLSGTAMVYMTFLGAIWVLRNNGHVCVDILIGNPHGGRTRGLIFMSSLIGAAICFCVAWFGVGAVQLSIARGVMVATELELPRWIGLIPIPIGCFLLGIEFLRRARDAWCGQGPHLAPPHIEQ, from the coding sequence ATGCGGATCGTTGAAAGGATCTATGATCGGATCGTGGATCTGCTCGCCGTCGTCGCCGCCGTCTTGCTCATTGCGGTGATGCTCGCCACGGTCTTCAAGGTGGCGCTTCGAGGATTATTCGGTGAGGGGATAATCGGCGTCGACCAGTTGAGCGGAACGGCGATGGTCTACATGACCTTCCTCGGCGCCATCTGGGTCCTGCGCAACAACGGACATGTCTGCGTTGACATCCTCATCGGCAATCCACACGGGGGCAGGACGCGCGGGCTCATCTTCATGAGTTCCCTCATCGGCGCCGCGATCTGCTTTTGTGTCGCCTGGTTCGGGGTGGGCGCCGTGCAACTCTCGATCGCACGCGGGGTGATGGTGGCGACCGAACTCGAGCTGCCGCGCTGGATCGGGCTCATCCCCATACCGATCGGCTGCTTCCTGCTGGGCATCGAGTTCCTTCGCCGGGCGCGCGATGCGTGGTGTGGCCAGGGGCCGCATCTCGCGCCCCCCCACATCGAGCAGTGA
- a CDS encoding xanthine dehydrogenase family protein subunit M, translating into MRPAPFAYHRATSLEHALALLAEHGEDGRPLAGGQSLVAMMNLRLARPRHLVDINDLPLEGIEQVGDVIRIGALVRHERYLRDDLVARYFPVIREGVACIGHPTIRRNGTTGGSLSHADPSAELPLLARLHDATIVAASLRGTRRIASADFFRGAYETALEPGEMLTHVEFTLPNSRPFGAFLEMSERRGDFAIAAVAVVMEEEAGTIRKIAIACSGASQIPIRAPGLEAALAGQSVTALAVAGSAIDAFTATLAPPGDIVATSDHRRRLIAALLARALASAGERTREGR; encoded by the coding sequence ATGAGGCCAGCGCCATTCGCCTACCATCGGGCAACCAGCCTCGAGCACGCACTCGCGCTCCTGGCAGAGCACGGCGAGGATGGCCGGCCACTGGCGGGCGGACAGAGCCTCGTTGCCATGATGAACCTCCGGCTTGCCCGCCCCCGTCACCTCGTCGACATCAATGATCTCCCCCTCGAGGGCATCGAGCAGGTGGGTGACGTGATCCGGATCGGTGCGCTGGTGCGCCACGAGCGCTACCTGCGGGACGACCTCGTTGCCCGATATTTCCCCGTTATCCGGGAAGGAGTCGCCTGCATCGGCCATCCGACCATCAGACGCAACGGCACGACCGGCGGCAGCCTCTCGCACGCCGACCCGAGCGCCGAACTCCCACTCCTTGCCCGTTTGCACGATGCCACGATCGTTGCCGCCTCCCTGCGTGGGACACGCCGCATCGCCAGCGCGGATTTTTTCCGCGGCGCTTATGAGACCGCCCTCGAGCCCGGCGAGATGCTGACCCACGTCGAATTCACGCTGCCCAACTCGCGACCCTTCGGCGCTTTCCTCGAGATGAGCGAGCGGCGCGGCGATTTCGCGATCGCCGCCGTTGCGGTGGTGATGGAAGAAGAGGCCGGCACCATTCGAAAAATCGCCATTGCCTGTTCGGGAGCATCGCAGATTCCGATCCGCGCGCCGGGCCTCGAGGCAGCGCTCGCCGGCCAGTCGGTCACCGCGCTCGCCGTTGCCGGGAGCGCGATCGATGCGTTCACCGCAACCCTCGCGCCGCCCGGTGACATCGTTGCAACGAGTGACCACAGGCGGAGGCTGATCGCGGCGCTGCTCGCACGCGCGCTCGCCTCGGCCGGCGAACGCACGAGGGAGGGACGATGA
- a CDS encoding 2Fe-2S iron-sulfur cluster binding domain-containing protein, protein MIEITLVVNGDRRSLRVEARRLLADVLREEFDLAGVHIGCAQGSCGCCTVHVDGVPRLSCLTFAVQCDGKSVRTVEDIGGPAAEHALQQAFRRAHALQCGYCTPGFIMTLAPFVEAMATENRLPDENEIRDAMSGNICRCTGYQGIVEAVRQAIAERIGTGAPA, encoded by the coding sequence ATGATCGAGATCACGCTCGTCGTGAACGGTGACCGGCGCAGCCTCAGGGTCGAGGCGAGGCGTCTCCTCGCCGATGTCCTGCGCGAGGAATTCGACCTTGCCGGCGTCCACATCGGCTGTGCCCAGGGCTCCTGCGGCTGCTGCACGGTCCATGTCGACGGCGTGCCACGGCTGTCCTGCCTGACCTTCGCCGTCCAGTGCGACGGGAAGTCGGTCCGAACCGTGGAGGATATCGGGGGCCCGGCGGCGGAGCACGCCTTGCAGCAGGCGTTTCGCCGCGCGCATGCTCTCCAGTGCGGCTATTGCACCCCCGGCTTCATCATGACGCTCGCGCCCTTCGTCGAGGCCATGGCGACCGAGAACCGCTTGCCCGACGAGAATGAAATCCGCGATGCGATGAGCGGGAACATCTGCCGCTGCACCGGCTATCAGGGGATTGTCGAGGCGGTTCGCCAGGCGATCGCCGAACGGATAGGAACTGGAGCACCAGCATGA
- a CDS encoding molybdopterin-dependent oxidoreductase, producing MTTAADRPRHVGARVERIEDTRLLSGGARYIDDIRLARMLHLRFVRAEMAHARILGIDIGALGDLQHPTRVFTGADIGGLAIKAHQDVPEFQYSEQPLLARDRVRFVGEPVAAVLADDPYIAEDAAELVFVDYDPLEVVASMEAALDPASPPLFDGWNGNVFVERQMKGGDIERARAAAAHIIRRTYSTHRQAGVPMEGRGVVARYDPADRFLTVWSSTQIPHLVRTYIAEELGFPEQRLRVVAPDVGGGFGVKGQVFSEEVLVAWLALETGRPVKWIEDRREHLLASIHARDHRHTLEAYVAADGRILGLKADISVDVGAYSTFPFTAAGDPGMAAKVMPGPYDFQHYEATFRALATNKCPIGTYRGVGRPSAVFAQERLMDDIADELGIDPIELRLRNVVRVFPYTNALGFTYDPGSYAECLEKARELLADDIAEAASLRGHPERRVGVGIACFIEQSAHGTPDFTRRRVPIETGYIAARVAMTPDGGAVVDIGLQSHGQGHETVMAQVAADALGIAPGDVHVRHGDTLTTPYSVGTWGSRGGPLGGGAVHVAASEIAEKLRAIAAHLLQASEREITLGGGRAFVTAAPDRHIPIARLTRAALRNVDRLPKGMAPGLEAQCSLDGPRDGTYSNAVHAAVVEIELATAKMRLKRFIAVEDCGRILNPLVVDGQVRGGIVQGIGSAMFEQFVYDEECQPRTVTFADYLLPLAPEIPTIEVHHIETPTPLTPLGAKGLGEGGAIGPAAAIANAVADALEVPVSSTPLNADALWRLINR from the coding sequence ATGACCACGGCCGCCGATCGCCCGAGACACGTCGGCGCACGCGTCGAGCGCATCGAGGACACGCGCCTCCTCTCCGGTGGCGCACGCTATATCGACGACATCCGCCTTGCCCGCATGCTGCACCTGCGCTTCGTGCGCGCGGAGATGGCCCACGCCCGCATCCTCGGCATCGACATCGGCGCGCTCGGCGATCTCCAACACCCGACACGCGTCTTCACCGGTGCCGACATCGGCGGGCTCGCCATCAAGGCGCACCAGGACGTACCCGAGTTCCAGTATTCCGAGCAGCCGCTGCTCGCCCGGGACCGCGTGCGCTTCGTCGGCGAACCGGTGGCCGCCGTCCTCGCCGACGATCCCTACATCGCCGAGGATGCCGCCGAACTCGTGTTCGTCGATTACGATCCCCTCGAGGTCGTGGCCTCCATGGAGGCCGCGCTCGATCCGGCCAGCCCGCCGCTATTCGATGGCTGGAATGGCAACGTCTTCGTCGAGCGCCAGATGAAGGGAGGCGATATCGAAAGGGCCCGCGCCGCCGCCGCCCACATCATCCGCCGCACGTATTCGACGCACCGCCAGGCCGGCGTGCCCATGGAGGGGCGCGGCGTCGTCGCCCGCTACGATCCCGCCGACCGCTTCCTCACCGTCTGGTCCTCGACACAAATCCCCCACCTCGTGCGTACTTACATTGCCGAGGAACTCGGCTTCCCCGAACAGCGCCTCCGGGTCGTGGCCCCGGACGTCGGTGGCGGCTTCGGCGTCAAGGGACAGGTCTTTTCCGAGGAAGTGCTTGTCGCCTGGCTCGCGCTCGAGACCGGGCGGCCGGTGAAATGGATCGAGGATCGCCGCGAGCATCTCCTCGCCAGCATCCACGCCCGCGACCACCGCCACACGCTCGAGGCCTACGTCGCCGCGGACGGGCGCATCCTCGGGCTGAAGGCCGATATCAGCGTCGACGTCGGCGCCTATTCGACCTTCCCCTTCACGGCGGCGGGCGATCCCGGCATGGCGGCCAAGGTCATGCCGGGCCCCTACGACTTCCAGCACTACGAGGCGACGTTCCGCGCCCTCGCGACCAACAAATGCCCGATCGGCACCTATCGCGGTGTCGGCCGGCCGTCGGCGGTCTTTGCCCAGGAACGCCTGATGGACGACATCGCCGATGAACTCGGCATCGATCCAATCGAGCTCCGGCTGCGCAACGTCGTGCGTGTTTTTCCGTACACCAACGCGCTCGGCTTCACCTACGACCCCGGCTCCTATGCCGAGTGCCTCGAAAAGGCGCGCGAACTTCTCGCCGACGACATCGCCGAGGCAGCCAGCCTCAGGGGGCACCCCGAGCGCAGGGTCGGCGTCGGCATCGCGTGCTTCATCGAACAGAGCGCCCACGGCACGCCCGACTTCACGCGCCGCCGCGTGCCCATCGAAACCGGCTACATCGCCGCCCGGGTCGCGATGACACCGGATGGTGGCGCCGTCGTCGACATCGGCCTGCAGAGTCATGGCCAGGGCCACGAGACGGTGATGGCGCAAGTCGCCGCCGACGCCCTCGGCATCGCCCCAGGGGACGTTCACGTCCGTCACGGCGACACCCTCACCACCCCCTATTCGGTCGGCACGTGGGGCAGTCGCGGCGGCCCGCTCGGCGGCGGCGCGGTGCACGTCGCGGCGAGTGAAATCGCGGAAAAACTCCGCGCGATCGCTGCCCACCTCCTCCAGGCGTCCGAGCGGGAGATCACGCTCGGCGGCGGGCGCGCGTTCGTGACCGCCGCACCCGACCGTCACATTCCGATCGCGCGGCTCACGCGCGCCGCACTCCGTAACGTCGACCGGTTGCCTAAGGGCATGGCGCCCGGACTCGAGGCGCAATGCTCCCTCGATGGCCCGAGAGACGGAACCTATTCCAATGCGGTGCACGCCGCGGTCGTCGAGATCGAACTCGCAACCGCCAAGATGCGCCTCAAGCGCTTCATCGCCGTCGAGGATTGTGGACGCATCCTCAACCCGCTCGTTGTCGATGGTCAGGTGCGCGGCGGCATCGTGCAGGGCATCGGCTCGGCGATGTTCGAGCAGTTCGTCTACGACGAGGAGTGTCAGCCCCGCACGGTGACCTTCGCCGACTATCTGCTGCCGCTCGCGCCGGAGATCCCGACCATCGAGGTTCACCACATCGAAACGCCGACGCCGCTGACGCCGCTCGGCGCCAAGGGGCTCGGGGAGGGGGGTGCCATCGGGCCGGCGGCCGCCATCGCCAATGCGGTCGCCGATGCGCTCGAGGTGCCGGTGTCCTCGACCCCGCTCAACGCGGACGCGCTCTGGCGGCTGATCAACCGATGA